A part of Cotesia glomerata isolate CgM1 linkage group LG4, MPM_Cglom_v2.3, whole genome shotgun sequence genomic DNA contains:
- the LOC123262687 gene encoding pre-mRNA-splicing factor SPF27 yields the protein MANEIVVDALPYIDQGYDEPGVREAALAMVEEETRRYRPTKNYLEHLSQLNITAFETDVMKHEFERLQNRLPMEVLSMKRYELPPPPPGKMNDLTAWNESVENSCAQLEHQATRICNLELIMDYGCEAWKSHLEVLVQMVSQAQKQLQTLRKSIQEINWQRKSMQTQGGEKLRALESQWVGLVSKNYEIEQACVQLEQEIYHIMQSRTESVEINDVPTDLQEPGEPETSASEKSIIETNQDSENAEQVNENVAEEEVVNNEANEKDN from the exons ATGGCAAATGAAATTGTAGTTGATGCGTTGCCATATATTGATCAAGGTTATGATGAACCAGGAGTCCGAGAAGCT GCACTGGCTATGGTAGAAGAAGAAACTAGACGCTATAGACcaacaaaaaattacttagaaCACTTGTCTCAACTTAATATAACAGCGTTTGAAACTGACGTGATGAAGCACGAATTTGAACGCCTGCAAAATCGGTTGCCGATGGAAGTTTTGAGCATGAAAAGATACGAGTTACCGCCACCTCCTCCAGGAAAAATGAATGATCTGACAGCATGGAATGAAAGTGTTGAAAACAGCTGTGCGCAATTGGAGCACCAAGCCACtag aattTGTAATCTGGAACTCATAATGGATTATGGTTGTGAAGCATGGAAATCGCACTTGGAAGTTTTAGTTCAAATGGTCAGTCAAGCTCAAAAACAACTTCAAACACTTCGCAAGAGTATTCAAGAAATAAATTGGCAACGTAAATCCATGCAAACGCAGGGAGGTGAAAAGTTGCGAGCTCTTGAATCTCAATGGGTTGGTTTGGtatcgaaaaattatgaaatagaACAGGCGTGTGTGCAATTAGAGCAAGAAATATATCACATTATGCAATCAAGAACTGAATCAGTTGAAATTAACGACGTTCCTACTGATTTGCAAGAGCCTGGAGAGCCAGAAACTAGTGCATCGGAAAAATCGATAATAGAAACGAATCAAGACAGTGAAAATGCCGAACAAGTTAATGAAAATGTTGCTGAAGAAGAAGTTGTAAATAATGAAGCAAatgaaaaagataattaa